One region of Flavobacterium sp. GSB-24 genomic DNA includes:
- the lpdA gene encoding dihydrolipoyl dehydrogenase, translating into MSSFDVVIIGSGPGGYVSAIRCAQLGFKTAIIEKYNSLGGTCLNVGCIPSKALLSSSHHYAEIAHFADHGIEVSGDVKINLEKMIARKQAVVDQTVGGINYLMDKNKITVFTGLGSFVDATHIAIAKADGTSETIEAKYTVIATGSKPSSLPFIKIDKERIITSTEALALKEVPKHLVIIGGGVIGIELGQVYLRLGAQVSVVEFMDRIIPGMDGALSKELTKVLKKQGMKFYVSHKVKSVERNGDAVVVQAENAKGETITLEGDYSLVSVGRRPYTDGLNADKAGVKISDRGQVEVNDHLQTNVPNIYAIGDVVRGAMLAHKAEEEGVVVAEILAGQKPHIDYNLIPGVVYTWPEVAAVGQTEEQLKAAGVKYKSGSFPFKALGRARASADLDGFVKILADEKTDEVLGVHMIGARTADLIAEAVTAMEFKASAEDISRMSHAHPTFAEAVKEAALAATENRALHV; encoded by the coding sequence ATGAGTTCATTTGACGTAGTCATTATAGGTTCAGGTCCTGGCGGATATGTATCAGCAATTCGTTGCGCACAATTAGGTTTCAAAACTGCCATTATAGAAAAATATAATTCATTAGGCGGAACTTGCCTTAACGTAGGTTGTATTCCTTCAAAAGCATTATTGTCGTCTTCTCATCATTATGCTGAAATTGCTCATTTTGCAGATCACGGAATAGAAGTTTCTGGAGATGTAAAAATCAATTTAGAGAAAATGATCGCGCGCAAACAAGCAGTTGTAGATCAAACCGTAGGTGGAATCAACTACTTAATGGATAAAAATAAAATTACTGTTTTCACTGGTTTAGGTTCTTTCGTAGACGCAACGCATATCGCAATTGCAAAAGCTGACGGGACATCAGAAACTATCGAAGCAAAATATACTGTAATCGCTACAGGTTCAAAACCATCTTCTTTACCATTTATCAAAATTGATAAAGAAAGAATCATCACTTCTACTGAGGCTTTAGCTTTAAAAGAAGTTCCAAAACACTTAGTAATTATTGGTGGAGGAGTTATTGGAATCGAGCTTGGACAAGTTTACTTGCGTTTAGGAGCTCAGGTTTCTGTAGTAGAATTCATGGACAGAATCATTCCTGGAATGGACGGAGCTCTTTCTAAAGAATTGACTAAGGTATTGAAAAAACAAGGAATGAAATTCTACGTTTCTCACAAAGTAAAATCAGTTGAAAGAAACGGCGATGCTGTTGTAGTTCAAGCTGAAAATGCAAAAGGAGAAACAATCACTCTTGAAGGAGATTATTCATTAGTTTCTGTTGGTCGTCGTCCTTACACAGACGGATTAAACGCTGACAAAGCTGGAGTTAAAATTTCAGACAGAGGACAAGTTGAAGTAAACGATCATTTACAAACAAATGTTCCAAATATCTATGCAATTGGTGATGTTGTTCGTGGAGCAATGTTAGCGCATAAAGCGGAAGAAGAAGGAGTAGTAGTTGCTGAAATTTTAGCAGGTCAGAAACCGCATATCGATTACAATTTAATTCCTGGTGTGGTTTACACTTGGCCGGAAGTTGCAGCAGTGGGACAAACTGAAGAGCAATTGAAAGCTGCGGGAGTGAAATATAAATCTGGAAGTTTCCCTTTCAAAGCGTTAGGACGTGCAAGAGCAAGTGCTGACTTAGACGGATTTGTAAAAATCCTTGCTGATGAAAAAACAGATGAGGTTTTAGGAGTTCACATGATTGGTGCCCGTACAGCAGATTTAATTGCTGAAGCGGTTACTGCAATGGAATTCAAAGCTTCTGCTGAAGATATTTCAAGAATGAGTCATGCGCACCCAACTTTCGCGGAAGCGGTAAAAGAAGCAGCATTGGCAGCTACTGAAAATAGAGCTTTACACGTATAA
- a CDS encoding ammonium transporter, whose amino-acid sequence MRKIILTVILITILVLTFISNFIIADNPIPAEAVKFDTGDTAWMIVATAFVLLMTPGLGFFYGGMVGKKNVISTMLQSFMAMVIVTILWTVVAFGLAFGPTIGGIIGDPSHNLFFEGVGTNTAWSLAPTIPFMLFALFQAKFAIITPALITGAFAERVRFWAYLLFMVLFILLIYAPLAHMTWHPDGVFFKMGVLDFAGGTVVHMSAGWAALAGAIFLGKRKVQKVNPARITYVLLGTGLLWFGWFGFNAGSALGANGLAVQALGTTTVAAAAAAMAWVFLDKILGHKLSALGACIGAVVGLVAITPAAGFVSIPHAIFIGLFSAIVSNLVVSKFPKGKIDDALDVFACHGVGGMVGMLLTGVFASKAINPAVGDNQGLIFGTPTLFINQLTALVVVSIFAFVGSYILFFIVNKITPLRVTEEKEELGLDISQHGEFL is encoded by the coding sequence ATGCGAAAAATTATTTTAACTGTGATTCTTATCACTATTTTGGTACTAACCTTTATATCAAACTTTATCATTGCAGATAACCCAATTCCTGCTGAAGCGGTTAAGTTTGACACAGGAGATACAGCTTGGATGATCGTGGCAACTGCATTTGTATTGTTAATGACTCCTGGTTTAGGATTTTTCTACGGAGGAATGGTAGGTAAGAAAAACGTAATTAGTACTATGCTTCAGAGTTTTATGGCAATGGTAATTGTTACTATTTTATGGACTGTCGTTGCTTTCGGATTAGCTTTTGGACCAACTATTGGAGGAATTATTGGAGATCCGTCTCATAATTTATTCTTTGAAGGTGTTGGAACCAATACTGCATGGAGCCTTGCACCAACAATTCCTTTTATGTTATTCGCATTATTTCAAGCAAAATTTGCCATCATTACTCCTGCTTTAATTACAGGTGCTTTTGCAGAACGTGTACGTTTCTGGGCTTATTTGTTATTCATGGTTTTATTTATATTATTGATATATGCTCCTTTGGCTCACATGACTTGGCATCCTGATGGAGTTTTCTTCAAAATGGGAGTTCTTGATTTCGCTGGTGGAACTGTAGTACACATGAGCGCTGGATGGGCTGCATTGGCTGGAGCAATCTTCTTAGGAAAAAGAAAAGTACAAAAAGTTAATCCTGCTAGAATTACTTACGTATTATTAGGTACGGGTTTACTTTGGTTTGGATGGTTTGGTTTCAATGCTGGATCTGCATTAGGAGCAAATGGTTTAGCCGTACAAGCTTTAGGAACAACTACTGTTGCTGCAGCAGCAGCTGCTATGGCATGGGTTTTCCTTGATAAAATCTTAGGACACAAATTATCTGCTCTTGGAGCTTGTATTGGAGCTGTTGTGGGTCTTGTGGCTATTACGCCTGCTGCTGGTTTCGTTAGTATTCCTCACGCAATTTTCATTGGTTTATTCTCTGCAATTGTAAGTAACCTTGTAGTTAGTAAATTCCCTAAAGGAAAAATTGATGATGCTCTAGATGTATTTGCTTGTCACGGTGTTGGTGGTATGGTAGGTATGTTATTAACGGGAGTTTTTGCTTCAAAAGCAATTAACCCAGCTGTTGGAGATAATCAAGGTTTAATCTTTGGAACTCCAACTTTATTCATCAACCAATTAACTGCTCTTGTTGTGGTATCAATCTTTGCTTTTGTTGGTTCTTACATTTTATTCTTTATTGTAAATAAAATTACACCTCTAAGAGTTACTGAAGAAAAAGAAGAATTAGGTTTAGATATTTCTCAACACGGAGAATTCCTATAA
- the tilS gene encoding tRNA lysidine(34) synthetase TilS: MFSKFQNHITSRFPFLAEKKLFLAVSGGLDSMVLLHLFNQLPYEIAVLHCNFQLRGLESFGDQEFIQNYCDQNNIPFFTTHFDTEAFAKDYKLSTQVAARELRYSWFYELLEEENFDFILTAHHADDNLETFIINLTRGTGLEGLTGIPEQNDKIIRPLLPFSRQEILKYAEENNIEWREDSSNASTKYLRNKIRHDLIPVLKEINPNFLDAFQKTQSYLQESKEMVEDASIMIYQQIAKEAGDDIHFDLNQLKKLPNYKSYLYQWLNEFGFSAWNDIYDLVEGQSGKQVFAEEFRLLKNRETLILSPLSELSEKEEYEINSNDTEVNFPIKLSLCNVGHTTFDSNRVIFVDVDKIQFPLILRKWKEGDVFQPFGMHGKSKKVSKLFKDEKLSLIEKEKTWILCSNEQIVWVIGIRQDERFKIEKATNKILKIELQ, from the coding sequence ATGTTTTCAAAATTTCAAAATCATATAACTTCCAGGTTTCCTTTTTTAGCAGAAAAAAAGCTTTTTCTGGCAGTAAGCGGTGGCTTAGACAGTATGGTTTTACTGCATTTGTTCAATCAATTACCTTATGAAATCGCAGTTTTACATTGTAATTTTCAACTTCGCGGATTAGAAAGTTTTGGAGATCAGGAATTTATTCAAAACTATTGCGATCAAAATAATATTCCGTTTTTTACCACTCACTTTGATACTGAAGCTTTCGCTAAAGATTATAAATTGTCCACACAAGTCGCTGCAAGAGAATTGCGCTACAGTTGGTTTTATGAACTTTTGGAAGAAGAAAACTTTGATTTTATTTTAACGGCGCATCACGCAGATGACAATTTAGAAACTTTTATAATCAATTTAACGCGCGGAACAGGTTTAGAAGGTTTAACGGGAATTCCAGAACAGAACGACAAAATCATTCGCCCGCTTTTGCCATTTTCCAGACAAGAAATTCTGAAATATGCGGAAGAAAATAATATAGAATGGCGAGAAGACAGCAGTAATGCTTCAACTAAATATTTGCGAAATAAAATTCGTCACGATTTAATTCCTGTTTTAAAAGAAATCAATCCTAATTTTTTGGATGCATTTCAAAAGACACAATCCTATCTTCAGGAATCAAAAGAAATGGTTGAAGATGCATCGATTATGATTTATCAGCAAATTGCAAAAGAGGCGGGAGATGATATTCACTTCGATTTAAATCAGTTAAAAAAACTTCCCAATTATAAATCATATTTGTATCAATGGCTGAATGAATTTGGTTTTTCTGCGTGGAATGATATTTACGATTTGGTCGAAGGGCAATCGGGAAAACAAGTTTTTGCAGAAGAATTCAGATTATTAAAAAACAGAGAAACGTTGATTTTGAGTCCGCTTTCTGAGTTGTCAGAAAAAGAAGAATATGAAATCAATTCAAACGATACAGAAGTTAATTTTCCCATAAAATTAAGTCTTTGTAACGTAGGTCACACAACATTCGATTCAAATAGAGTTATATTTGTGGACGTCGATAAAATCCAGTTTCCTTTGATATTACGTAAATGGAAAGAAGGCGATGTTTTTCAGCCTTTTGGCATGCATGGTAAGTCAAAAAAAGTCAGTAAACTTTTTAAAGATGAAAAGTTATCATTGATCGAAAAAGAAAAAACATGGATTTTATGTTCTAATGAACAAATAGTCTGGGTTATCGGAATAAGGCAAGATGAACGTTTTAAAATTGAAAAAGCCACAAACAAAATACTAAAAATAGAACTACAATAA
- a CDS encoding lipocalin family protein: MKSKYIVPILIGAGIGIALTSCGGGIPKKAQAVTNFDSKKYLGKWYEIARLDYKWERDLDNVTAEYSLNEDKTIKVDNKGYNVKKDKWEQSVGKAKFVKKDNIGMLKVSFFGPFYSGYNVVAIDPDYKYALVAGESLKYMWILSREKTIPESIKADYLIKAQEIGYKVTDLVWVKHDRTN; this comes from the coding sequence ATGAAAAGTAAATATATAGTTCCGATTTTGATTGGAGCAGGAATAGGAATTGCCCTTACATCTTGTGGAGGAGGTATTCCGAAAAAAGCACAAGCTGTAACCAATTTTGACAGCAAAAAATATCTCGGAAAATGGTATGAAATCGCTAGATTAGATTACAAATGGGAAAGAGATCTGGACAATGTAACTGCTGAGTATTCTTTAAACGAAGATAAAACTATAAAAGTCGATAATAAGGGCTATAATGTCAAAAAAGACAAATGGGAACAAAGTGTCGGGAAAGCTAAATTTGTCAAAAAAGATAATATTGGTATGCTGAAAGTCTCATTTTTTGGTCCTTTTTATTCAGGGTACAATGTTGTAGCTATTGACCCCGACTATAAGTATGCGCTTGTTGCTGGTGAAAGTTTAAAATACATGTGGATCCTTTCGCGTGAGAAAACTATTCCAGAAAGTATAAAGGCAGACTATTTAATTAAAGCTCAAGAAATTGGATACAAAGTAACCGATCTCGTTTGGGTTAAGCATGATAGAACGAATTAA
- a CDS encoding thioredoxin family protein produces the protein MNFTQNLQTSLSKNIWTKTILLLLFFFAFAKGNAQILEPVKWTSKIEKKGNNAVLIFDAVIEKDWHMYSQFTPEGGPLALEIAFKNQKGNYELVGKAKEGKTKTSFNDVFGVDETYFEGKAHIEQEIKIINPNLKTVDVDFDFQVCKEVCINSSKKFSIAVPSTFKMDQVPVVAEAQKDETKVVGLAVDTIQKETNAAKDQTVKAEKEVKAAEIPAPAPARSLWSIFFIAFLSGFAALLTPCVFPMIPMTVSFFTKQSKSRAKGIRNAVIYGLSIIAIYVILGLIVTKIFGADALNALSTDVWFNLIFFVILVIFATSFLGAFEIMLPNSWANKADQQADKGGIIGILFMALALAIVSFSCTGPIVGTLLVEAASNGGIAPVVGMLGFSSALALPFMLFAMFPGWLNSLPKSGGWLNTVKVVLGFLELALAFKFLSNADLVLQLHFLEREVFIAIWIAIFGALTLYLFGKITLPHDSPMNHISVGRLYLGLLTLVFTMYLIPGLWGAPLKLISAFPPPPQYSESPFGVGGSGNGAVSGEPIKGLPEGAELGPHGIMVFHDYEDGVAYAKEINKPIMLDFTGYACVNCRKMENNVWSDPTVLPILKNDVVLISLYVDDKRELPKEEQFTTASGDKIITAGDKWTDFMISKYKTNTQPLYVITDLEGNNLNNTKPTISYVSTEEYLKWLKEGISNFK, from the coding sequence ATGAACTTTACTCAAAATCTTCAGACAAGCTTGTCAAAAAATATTTGGACTAAAACTATTTTACTGCTGTTGTTTTTCTTTGCTTTTGCAAAAGGTAACGCTCAAATTCTAGAGCCTGTAAAATGGACTTCAAAAATTGAAAAAAAAGGGAATAACGCCGTCTTAATTTTTGATGCTGTTATCGAAAAAGACTGGCATATGTATTCGCAGTTTACACCAGAAGGCGGACCTCTTGCTTTGGAAATTGCTTTTAAAAATCAAAAAGGTAATTACGAATTAGTAGGAAAAGCAAAAGAAGGAAAAACGAAAACTTCTTTTAATGATGTATTTGGTGTAGATGAAACCTATTTTGAAGGAAAAGCACATATTGAACAAGAAATAAAAATCATTAACCCGAACTTAAAAACGGTTGATGTGGATTTCGATTTTCAGGTTTGTAAAGAAGTTTGTATCAATTCGAGCAAAAAGTTCTCAATTGCAGTTCCATCAACTTTTAAAATGGATCAAGTTCCAGTTGTAGCAGAAGCTCAAAAAGACGAAACTAAAGTAGTTGGTTTAGCAGTTGATACTATTCAAAAAGAAACTAATGCTGCTAAAGATCAAACTGTAAAAGCAGAAAAAGAAGTTAAAGCAGCAGAAATTCCTGCTCCTGCACCTGCAAGAAGTTTGTGGTCAATCTTTTTTATTGCTTTTTTATCTGGGTTTGCAGCCTTGTTAACGCCTTGCGTTTTCCCAATGATCCCAATGACAGTAAGTTTCTTTACTAAGCAAAGTAAAAGCAGAGCTAAAGGAATTAGAAACGCTGTGATTTACGGACTCTCAATTATTGCTATTTATGTAATTTTAGGTCTTATCGTTACTAAAATATTTGGTGCAGATGCTTTAAATGCTTTGTCTACCGATGTCTGGTTTAACCTAATTTTCTTTGTGATCTTAGTTATTTTTGCAACTTCATTTTTGGGAGCTTTTGAAATTATGCTTCCAAATTCATGGGCAAACAAGGCTGATCAGCAAGCGGATAAAGGCGGAATAATCGGAATATTATTCATGGCTTTGGCTTTGGCAATTGTATCTTTTTCTTGTACAGGACCAATTGTTGGAACTTTATTAGTTGAAGCAGCTTCAAATGGAGGAATCGCTCCAGTTGTTGGAATGTTAGGATTTTCATCTGCATTAGCTTTACCGTTTATGTTATTTGCAATGTTCCCAGGATGGTTAAACTCATTACCAAAATCTGGTGGATGGTTAAATACTGTAAAAGTGGTTCTTGGATTTTTAGAATTGGCTTTGGCATTCAAATTTTTATCAAATGCAGATTTAGTTTTACAATTACATTTCTTAGAAAGAGAAGTTTTCATCGCAATCTGGATTGCAATTTTTGGAGCTTTGACTTTATATTTATTCGGAAAAATTACATTGCCTCACGATAGCCCAATGAATCATATTTCTGTTGGGAGATTATATTTAGGACTACTTACTTTAGTATTTACAATGTATTTAATTCCTGGACTTTGGGGAGCTCCATTAAAATTAATTAGTGCATTCCCACCGCCGCCGCAATACAGCGAAAGTCCGTTTGGAGTAGGAGGATCAGGAAATGGAGCCGTTTCAGGAGAACCAATAAAAGGGCTGCCAGAAGGAGCAGAATTAGGCCCTCACGGAATTATGGTTTTTCACGATTATGAGGATGGTGTAGCTTACGCGAAAGAAATCAATAAACCTATAATGCTGGATTTTACGGGTTACGCTTGTGTAAACTGCCGAAAAATGGAAAACAATGTGTGGTCTGATCCTACGGTTTTACCAATTCTAAAAAATGATGTTGTTTTGATTTCACTTTATGTTGATGACAAACGTGAACTTCCAAAAGAAGAACAATTTACAACTGCCTCTGGAGATAAAATTATTACAGCGGGAGATAAATGGACAGATTTTATGATTTCTAAATATAAAACCAATACACAACCTCTATATGTGATTACAGATTTAGAAGGAAATAATTTAAATAATACTAAACCAACTATCAGCTACGTTAGTACAGAAGAATATTTAAAATGGTTAAAAGAAGGTATTTCTAATTTTAAATAG
- a CDS encoding DoxX family membrane protein encodes MKIATIIVRVLIGLLLLFASISYFFHLMPEPETTGNFKAFNVGLMASTYLMPLAKSIELLCGIAFITGRYVTLANILILPITVNILFINYFLAPEGLPIAVLLFLANLFLIYRYWGNYKSIFTP; translated from the coding sequence ATGAAAATTGCCACAATTATTGTCCGCGTTTTAATTGGTCTTTTGTTACTTTTTGCCTCTATCAGTTACTTTTTTCATTTAATGCCTGAACCAGAAACTACAGGAAATTTTAAAGCTTTTAATGTAGGTTTAATGGCTTCAACTTATTTAATGCCACTTGCTAAATCAATTGAATTGCTGTGTGGAATTGCATTTATAACTGGGCGATATGTAACACTTGCTAATATTTTGATCCTGCCTATTACGGTAAATATTTTGTTTATCAATTATTTTCTTGCTCCAGAAGGTCTGCCAATTGCAGTGTTATTATTCTTAGCCAATTTATTTTTGATTTACAGATATTGGGGTAATTATAAAAGTATTTTCACACCATAA
- a CDS encoding anthranilate synthase component I family protein, whose translation MRVSIHKNIANPELFKQQLLSWAQQFREVIFLDSNSYPQQYSNFDCLLAVDAFTSLKTDYYNAFEDLKQYQQNTKDWLFGYLSYDLKNDIENLHSKNFDGLNFPDLFFFQPKKLFILKGNQLEIQYLMLCDHEVEEDFDGIVQSRKSKVESDEKLNIQQRISKELYIQKINKMLEHIHIGDMYEANFCMEFYAENAVINPLEKFQKLNEISKAPFSVFFKNYKHYLLSASPERYIKKEGDKIISQPIKGTSKRFLDSIEDEKSKAILESDAKERAENIMITDLVRNDLSHTAQKGSVEVEELCGIYSFLQVHQMISTITSKLDAQYSAVDVLKTTFPMGSMTGAPKISVMEIIENLEETKRGLYSGAIGYFTPAGDFDFNVVIRSILYNQENKYISFSVGSAITSLSDPEKEYEECLLKAKAMHEVLQ comes from the coding sequence TTGAGAGTTTCCATTCATAAAAATATTGCAAATCCAGAACTGTTTAAACAACAACTATTAAGTTGGGCGCAGCAGTTTCGCGAAGTTATTTTTTTAGACAGCAATTCCTATCCGCAGCAATATTCTAATTTTGATTGTTTATTGGCGGTAGATGCTTTTACCTCTTTAAAAACTGACTATTACAACGCTTTTGAAGATTTAAAACAATATCAGCAGAATACTAAAGACTGGCTTTTTGGTTATCTTTCTTATGATCTAAAAAATGATATAGAAAATCTTCATTCCAAGAATTTTGACGGATTGAATTTTCCTGATTTGTTTTTCTTTCAGCCTAAAAAACTTTTTATCCTAAAAGGTAATCAGCTTGAAATTCAATATTTAATGCTTTGTGATCACGAAGTTGAAGAAGATTTTGATGGAATAGTACAAAGTCGAAAGTCGAAAGTCGAAAGTGACGAAAAATTGAATATTCAACAACGTATTTCTAAAGAATTATATATTCAGAAAATAAATAAAATGCTCGAACATATTCATATTGGAGATATGTATGAGGCAAATTTCTGTATGGAATTTTACGCTGAAAATGCCGTTATAAATCCGTTAGAAAAATTTCAAAAGTTGAATGAAATTTCTAAAGCGCCTTTTTCAGTTTTCTTTAAAAATTACAAACACTATCTGCTTTCTGCTTCGCCAGAGCGTTATATTAAAAAAGAGGGAGATAAAATTATTTCTCAGCCTATTAAAGGAACTTCTAAACGTTTTTTGGATTCGATCGAAGATGAAAAATCAAAAGCTATTTTGGAATCAGATGCAAAAGAACGTGCAGAAAACATCATGATAACTGATTTGGTTCGAAACGACTTGTCACATACTGCACAGAAAGGTTCGGTTGAGGTTGAAGAGCTTTGCGGTATTTATTCGTTTTTGCAGGTACATCAAATGATTTCTACGATTACTTCAAAATTAGATGCTCAATATTCTGCCGTAGACGTTTTAAAAACAACTTTTCCAATGGGAAGCATGACCGGAGCGCCAAAAATTTCTGTCATGGAAATTATTGAAAATCTGGAAGAAACAAAAAGAGGATTGTACAGTGGTGCAATTGGATATTTTACGCCTGCAGGAGATTTTGATTTTAATGTGGTCATTAGAAGTATATTGTATAATCAGGAAAATAAATACATTTCATTTTCGGTTGGAAGTGCCATTACATCATTATCCGATCCTGAAAAAGAATATGAAGAATGTTTATTAAAAGCTAAGGCAATGCACGAAGTTTTACAATAA